The Acidobacteriota bacterium genome includes the window GCGCGATGAGCGCGCTGAACGCAATCAGCATCATCAGGGTCGGCTTGAACGCGAAATCCACGGCGTTGAGCAATCCGAACGCCGCGCCGGTGTTCCGCACGTGCGTGAGGTCGAGGAAGCCGGGGATGACCGCGATGCTGTCATGCAACTCCAGCGCGCGCCGGATCATGACCTTGGTGGCCTGGTCGGCGATCACGATGGGCACGGCAATCAGCAGCAGTGTGCGCCAGGAGCCATGGCGGCGCCCGAGGCCGGCCTGGGCCGCGTCACTCATGCGACGATCTGCGCCACCGCGTCAGCGCAGCGTCCGCAGACCTCGCCTTCCAGGGCCTGTACGAGCTCCGGGACCGTGCGCCAGCAGCGCGGACACTTCGTGCCGTCCGCCTTCACCACGTCCACCGACAGGGTGTCGTCCGGCACCCGCTCGAGCTGGACGTCGGACACGATGAACAGCATCGGCAGGTCCGGGCGGTGCCGCTCCAGCAACTCCCCGATGGCGCCGCCCGCGCGGATCCGGACGCTCGCGCCAAGCGAGTTGCCGATCACTTTCTGCCGCCGCGCGGTTTCGAGCGCGACGTTCACGCGATCCCGCACCTCGATCAGCCGTGTCCACTTCTCCGCCAGCCCGGCATCCAGAAGCTGCCCGACGTCCGCCGGAAAGAGCGCGAGGTGGACCGAGTCCTCGCGGCGGCCGGGCAGATGTCGCCACAGCTCCTCGCAGGTGATCGGCAGCACGGGCGCGATGAGCCTCGTCAGGCCATCCGCAATCCGATACACGGCCGTCTGCGCCGACCGCCGTTCGTCGGAGCGCGCGGCGAACGTATAGAGCCGATCCTTTGACACGTCCAGGTAGAACGCGCTCAGGTCCACCGTCACCAGCCCGTTCAGCGTGTGGAAGATCGTCGGGTAGTCGTAGCCCTCGTACGACTTCAGCATCCGCGACGCGCCTTCCGCGTAGCGCGCCAGGGCGTAGCGGTCGACCTCCTGCATGCGCTCGAGCCGCACGGCATCGGTCGCGGGATCGAAGTCGTAGAGGTTCGAGACGAGATACCGCAGCGTGTTCCGGATCTTGCGATACGCTTCCACGGCACGCGCGAGCACCTCGTTGCCCAGGCGGATGTCGTCGCGGTAGTCGACCATCGAGACCCACAGCCGCAGCACGTCGGCGCCCGATTTCTTGATCAGGTCCTCGGGATCGATCGAGTTCCCGAGCGACTTCGACATCTTGCGCCCCTGTTCGTCCAGCACGAACCCGTGCGTCAGCACGCCCCGGAACGGCGCGCGATCGCGCGCGCCGAGCCCGACGAGCAGCGAGCTCTGGAACCAGCCGCGATGCTGGTCGCTCCCCTCGAGGTACAGATCGGCCGGTGAGCCCAGGGCCTCACGCTGTTCGAGCACCGCGACGTGGCTCGACCCCGAATCGAACCAGACGTCGAGGATGTCGCGCTCGCGTTCGAACGTGGACGCGCCGCAGCGGCACGCCAGCCCCTCGGGGATGAATTCCTCGACCGGGCGCTCGTACCAGGCATCGGCGCCGTGCTGCTCGAACACGCCGGCCGTTTTTTCCGTCAGCTCCGGCGTGATCAGCGCCTCGCCGCACGCGGTGCAGCTCACCGCCGGGATCGGGACGCCCCAGGACCGCTGGCGCGAGATGCACCAGTCAGGCCGCCCGCTGACCGTCGCGCGCATGCGGTCGCCGCCCCACTCGGGCACCCATCGCACGCGTTCGGTCTCGGCCAGCGCCTGGTCGCGCAGCCCGCGGTCGGTACGCCCGTCCGCATCGGCGTCGAGCCTGATGAACCACTGCCACGTCGCCAGGAAGATCACCGGGTGGTGGCAACGCCAGCAGTGCGGGTACGAATGCTCGAACGCCTCGCGGTGCCACAACCGGCCGCGCTCCCTGAGCGCCTCCTCGACGCGCGGGTTCGCATCGAACACCCGGAGGCCGCCGAACAGCGGCAGTTCCGCCGCGAAATGGCCGCTGCCCGTGACCGGCGCGTCCACCTCGAGCCCGTACCGCACTCCCGTGTAGAAGTCATCGGCGCCGTGGCCCGGCGCCGTGTGCACAGCCCCGGTTCCCTGGTCGAGCGTCACGTAGTCGGCGAGCACCACGACCGATTCCCGCGGGAACAGCGGGTGCAAAAAGGCGATGCGCTCGTCGCCGCCCTTCTCGAGGTCCGACCCTTTGAAGGTGGCCACCGGCGAGGAGAGCGCCTTTCCGACCTTCGCCGCCACCGCGTGTGCGAGTTCCTCCGCGACGATGACGACACGGCCGCCGTCCACCGGGTAGGCGGAGTACTTGAACTCCGGGTGAAACGCGATCGCGCGGTTCGCCGGGATCGTCCAGGGCGTGGTCGTCCAGATCAGGACCGACACGTCGCGGCCGGCGAGCGCCGGGATTCGGCGGCCCAGCAGGCCGGCGCTGTTCGGATCCAGCTGGAACTCCACATAGATCGATGGCGAAGAGTGCGGCCCGTATTCGACTTCCGCCTCCGCGAGCGCCGTGCGGCAGTGGATACACCAGTGGACCGGCTTCTTGCCCTTGTAGACGAGCCCCCTGGCCACGAACCGGCCGAGCGCCCGGACGATCGACGCCTGGTAGCCGTACGTCATCGTCATGTACGGATCGTCCCAGTCGCCGAACACGGCGAGGCGCTTGAATCCCTTGCGCTGGATGTCCACGAACCGCTCGGCGTACTTGCGGCACGTCCGCCGGAAGTCGGCGATGCTCATCTCGCGCTTCTTCGGGCCGAGCTCGCGATCGACGTTCAGCTCGATGGGCAGGCCGTGGCAGTCCCATCCCGGCACGTACGGGGCGTGATATCCCGCCATCGCCCGTGACTTGACCACGAAGTCCTTCAGGACTTTGTTGAGCAGATGGCCGGTGTGGATCTTCCCGTTGGCGTAGGGCGGGCCGTCGTGCAGGACGAAGCGCTTCGCCGCCGTTCGGCCGCGCTCCTGCAGGCGATCCCAGACGCGCAGCTCCTCCCAGCGGGCGAGCATCTGCGGCTCGGTCGCCGCGAGGTTGGCCTTCATCGGGAACTCGGTGCGGGGCAGGTTGAGCGTCTCTTTCCAGTCGCGCATAGGAAGGTGAAACTTCTATTGTACAAAAAAAGGCCGGGGACCTCCGGGATCCCCGGCCTCCCGGGACCGGTTTGGCTGGCAGCGCGGGTGATTAGCGGCGGCGCCCGCCAGCCCGCCGCACGATCGTGACGTTGAACTGGCCCTGGTTGTCGCCGAGCGAATCATCGTTCACTCCCAGATACAACGGGCCGCTTTCCGGCATCTGCACCTGCGCCAGGTTGCCGATGGCAAACGGATTACCGTTGCCGATGCGCGCGATCAACGCGCCCGCCAGTTCGTTCGAGAGCGGTGACCCGGGGGCGCGACGGCCGTTCAGCGAGCCGGCCGGGGCGGCCTTGTCGTTCATATCCCCGCTCAACTGCACCTCACCCTGCGCGTGGACCCCGAGCGTCTCTCCCTTGCGGACGGTGATGCCGCTGGCGACCCACTGCTGGTTCGCGGGCACCGCAATCGCGCCCGGCACCGACGCCGTCGTCGCCGTGGTGCCGCTCGTCGCCGTCGCCGACGCGCCCTGCGGCGCGAGGTAGATGCGGCTGATATCCGAGGAGTTGATGTCGCGGCGGCCGCCGGCGACGTCCACCGTGATCTTCAGCGGTGATGTGCCGCCGATATCGAAAAGGTTGCCCGCGATCTGCTCGCCGCTCCGGAGCACGACAACGTGCTTGCCGCTGTTCAACTGTGTCATCGTCTCGTTCGAGACGTTCGGGTTGCCGGCGTTGGCAAACTCGATCAGCGCCACGTCGGCGCGCGGCACCCGCCGCATGTTGCCGTTGACGTCGATCGTGAACCCGACGCCGCCCAGATCGACCAGGGCGCCGCTGATGCGCTCGCCCGAGCGAAGCACAATCGTTGCGGATTCCTGCGCCTGAGCCACGCTTCCTGACGCCAGCACAGCCGCACAGCCGATCACGAGAATGTTACGTTTCAGCATCTGCCCTCCTGCAGTCCTCACAAAGCGCATCCGTCTGATTGCTTCTGGCGAGTGTGCAAAGCGAGGGCCAGCGAACTAGGCCTGTTTCCCGCGATTTCTGCCGCAAAACCGGCCGCTATAATGGACGCTATGCCGCCGGTTCCGCTCGCCGCCCCACCTCCTACTATCGTGCATCAGCGCGTCCTGGACAATGGATTGCGGGTCCTGGTGCAGCCGGTGCACACCGCGCCTCTCGTTTCGGGGTGGGCGTGGTACCACGTCGGGTCGAAGGACGAAGGGCCGGGCAGGACCGGAGTCTCGCACTGGGTGGAGCACATGAATTTCAAGGGCTCGGCCCGGATTCCCCGCGACGAGATGAAGACGTTGGTGGAGAAGTTCGGCGGCACGTGGAACGGCTACACCTGGATCGATCAAACGGCGTACTTTGAAACCGCCAGCCGCGATGCGCTCGATCGCCTGTTGTTCCTCGAAGCGGAGCGGATGGGCGGCTGCACGTACGATCCGCTGGACTGCGCGTCGGAGCGCACCGTCATCATCTCCGAGCTGCAGGGGAGCGAGAACGATCCCGAGCAGCTCCTGGACGTGGAGCTGACGGCAACGGCCTTTCGCGCGCATCCCTATCGCCATCCCACGATCGGCTGGCTCACCGACCTCCAGACGCTGACGCGCGACGATCTGTACGGGCACTACCGCGCGCACTACACGCCCGGGAACGCTCATCTGGTGATCGTCGGCGACGTGGACCTCGACGTGGCGTTCCGCGCCGCCGACCGCCACTTCGGTGGGCTCGCTGGCGCCGCGCCGGGCCGGCGCGTGACGACGGTCGAGCCCCCTCAGCACGGTGAGCGCCGCGTGCGCATCGAGAAGCCGGGGACGGCCTCGTATCTGAAGGTCGCGTGGCCATGCCCCGCGATCGGCGATCCCGCGTTCTTCGCCCTGGTCGTCGCCGATGCGGTGCTGACCGGGGCGAAAGGCCTGAACCTGTGGGCCAGCTTCCGGCTGCCGCCGCCGCAGCGAAAGGCGCGGCTGTATCGGGCGCTGGTCGATGGAGGGCTCGCGTCGGCCGTATCGGGCGCGATCCTGCCGACCGAGCACCCGTTTCTGTACAGCGTGTCCGCGACGGTGTCGGAAGGGGTTGCCCCGGAGCGCGTCGAGGAGACGTTGCTCGCCGAAGTGGAGCGGCTGCGGCGCGACGGCGTCGAGCCCGGCGAGCTCGAGCGCGCGAAGCGGCAGCTTCGGGCGAGGCTGGTGTTCGAGACCGATAGCCTCACGAACGTCGCGCACCAGCTTGGCTACTACTCGACGATTGCGTCGCTCGACACGTACTTCTCGCTCGAATCCCGGATTGCCGCAGTGACCGAGGCGGACGTGGCGGCGGCGATCGAGCACCGCTTCAAGTCCTCGCAGCGGACGGTCGGCTGGTTCCGGCCGGTGGAGGGCGCATGAGCACCCTGGCGAGCGCCGGCCTCGCGCCGACGCGCGCGCGGCTCGACAACGGCCTGGTCGTCCTCGCGAAACAGGCGACCGCCACGCCGGCCGTGACGCTCCACGTGATGTGCCGCGCGGGCGCCGCGCACGACCCCATCGGCCTGCCCGGCGCGTCTCACCTCGTGGCACGCCTGCTCGACCGCGGCACCGAAACCCGAAGCGCTGAAGATATTGCCGACGCGCTCGAGGAGCGAGGCGTGTCGCTCGCCATCAAGACGAGCCGCCACACCATGTCGATCGCGGTGGACTGTCTGCGCGACGATTTCGACGCCGTGCTCGCCATCGTGGCGGACGTGATGCGCCGGCCCGCATGCCCAGACGATCAGCTCGCGCTGCGCCGCCGCGAGACGCTGACCCGACTGAAGCAGGACGAGGACAACCCCGCGGTTCGGGCCGGCGAAGAGCTTTTCTCGATCATGTACGGATCGTCGCATCCGTACGGGTGGCGATCGAAGGGCACGCCGGACTCGGTGGCGCGCATGACGCGCGAGGACCTGCTGGC containing:
- a CDS encoding insulinase family protein, which gives rise to MPPVPLAAPPPTIVHQRVLDNGLRVLVQPVHTAPLVSGWAWYHVGSKDEGPGRTGVSHWVEHMNFKGSARIPRDEMKTLVEKFGGTWNGYTWIDQTAYFETASRDALDRLLFLEAERMGGCTYDPLDCASERTVIISELQGSENDPEQLLDVELTATAFRAHPYRHPTIGWLTDLQTLTRDDLYGHYRAHYTPGNAHLVIVGDVDLDVAFRAADRHFGGLAGAAPGRRVTTVEPPQHGERRVRIEKPGTASYLKVAWPCPAIGDPAFFALVVADAVLTGAKGLNLWASFRLPPPQRKARLYRALVDGGLASAVSGAILPTEHPFLYSVSATVSEGVAPERVEETLLAEVERLRRDGVEPGELERAKRQLRARLVFETDSLTNVAHQLGYYSTIASLDTYFSLESRIAAVTEADVAAAIEHRFKSSQRTVGWFRPVEGA
- the lspA gene encoding signal peptidase II, with product MSDAAQAGLGRRHGSWRTLLLIAVPIVIADQATKVMIRRALELHDSIAVIPGFLDLTHVRNTGAAFGLLNAVDFAFKPTLMMLIAFSALIALGAYAVKLGAHERVARTGLALILGGAVGNLLDRIQHGYVLDFVDVYYGDIHFWAFNVADAAITVGAILVLFEVLFPGDRHASAAV
- the ileS gene encoding isoleucine--tRNA ligase yields the protein MRDWKETLNLPRTEFPMKANLAATEPQMLARWEELRVWDRLQERGRTAAKRFVLHDGPPYANGKIHTGHLLNKVLKDFVVKSRAMAGYHAPYVPGWDCHGLPIELNVDRELGPKKREMSIADFRRTCRKYAERFVDIQRKGFKRLAVFGDWDDPYMTMTYGYQASIVRALGRFVARGLVYKGKKPVHWCIHCRTALAEAEVEYGPHSSPSIYVEFQLDPNSAGLLGRRIPALAGRDVSVLIWTTTPWTIPANRAIAFHPEFKYSAYPVDGGRVVIVAEELAHAVAAKVGKALSSPVATFKGSDLEKGGDERIAFLHPLFPRESVVVLADYVTLDQGTGAVHTAPGHGADDFYTGVRYGLEVDAPVTGSGHFAAELPLFGGLRVFDANPRVEEALRERGRLWHREAFEHSYPHCWRCHHPVIFLATWQWFIRLDADADGRTDRGLRDQALAETERVRWVPEWGGDRMRATVSGRPDWCISRQRSWGVPIPAVSCTACGEALITPELTEKTAGVFEQHGADAWYERPVEEFIPEGLACRCGASTFERERDILDVWFDSGSSHVAVLEQREALGSPADLYLEGSDQHRGWFQSSLLVGLGARDRAPFRGVLTHGFVLDEQGRKMSKSLGNSIDPEDLIKKSGADVLRLWVSMVDYRDDIRLGNEVLARAVEAYRKIRNTLRYLVSNLYDFDPATDAVRLERMQEVDRYALARYAEGASRMLKSYEGYDYPTIFHTLNGLVTVDLSAFYLDVSKDRLYTFAARSDERRSAQTAVYRIADGLTRLIAPVLPITCEELWRHLPGRREDSVHLALFPADVGQLLDAGLAEKWTRLIEVRDRVNVALETARRQKVIGNSLGASVRIRAGGAIGELLERHRPDLPMLFIVSDVQLERVPDDTLSVDVVKADGTKCPRCWRTVPELVQALEGEVCGRCADAVAQIVA